The genomic region TGGAttgataatgaaaataGCTCAAGTAGGTGCAAGGGGAGCATTTGGCCTTTAGAATCTATTACTCCTCTTTTATATACTCTTTCAATAAGTTCTTCGTGCGTTTTGATATCTGTTTTCTCGTTTATCAGGAATTCCTTTGCTCTAGTTCCTACTACCATTGTCTGTTGTGGAGTCAGTCCCAGTCCTGCTGGTGCTGAGGATGTTATGAACTCCTTTAATGACCAGGGCCAATTACTGGGATCATCGCTAGCTTTTTTTACTAGGATGTAAAGGTCATTTGGGTTATTTGACACGTAGTTTCTTACTACGTTTCTGGTGAGTTCAGCGCCTACTTTCGAGTCATCTTTGATGCCTGGTAGATCCACAAATATCGCGTACAGTGCATTTGGTACATACACTTCAACTTCCAGCTCGTCTGATAATATTGTCTGCCCCAATGATTGCATATGCACTCTCATTGCATCTTGGACTTCGTGAATTGTCATGAAACGTCCGTTGAATCTGCAGACGATCGAGTTTGCTTCGTTTAACAGAATTTCCTCTCCACTTTTAGCCAGTTTCGGGTCCATTAGCAAGACTTCTGGGTTCAGTGAGTCATTTGAGCCTTCAGCTGATTGCTCTTTATATCCCAATTTAGTTCCTTTATCCTTTACTCCTTGTTTttctataatattttatgaccattttaacaaaataactaattttctatatttttatatttatatatatctTACCTTCTAAAAGAGACtgtttaatattgtttaatGTTGTAAGTGGTTTCATTATGATTGAGACTGGCTGTTTTGTCCCTGTATCGGTACTTGAGTATCCTATTGGTCCTCCCATGATGAAGTCGAGAAGCGTAGTTTTGCCCATCGACTGTTGGCCAAATACCACCAGTCGCGGAACCTCTGCTTCTAATCCTCCCAGCTTCATCAGCTGGTAGCAGTGAATGTACATCGACTTCACATCTGTGAGTGACTTTATCACTTCCAAATGCTGCTTCGCAAATGCTATGCATTCTACTGATATATCCGTCAGATCTTCTAGTTTGGGTCGGCGGTTCAACATTTTCTACTATCTAATttcctttaaaattattttaaatttttgtGAAGAATTACTATATCTTTTTAACCAGTTGAGTGTCTATTTTAcagttttaaattttttaaaaattatactaGAAAATTACCAATTCGACGGGGTAttaaaaatcatttaagaattggtaaatttattgaaaaattataaaatttcttTACAAATGTTCAGGTTTGAAAAGGATGGGTAGAAATAAACTAAATCGTGTTCAAATGTTCTGTAGGAAAATAAGTGGTGATTATGAAGAAGTAATTggattatattaaaatatgaatGGATATGTTAGTTTCCATTTGAAATGTTgagattatttaaaatatatgatattatttattgaaaaatattctGAAGTAATTGTATCTTTTATGCCATTCCCCATACCTTTGCATTATTTTTCTGATACTCCAAATTAACTCCAGAAAATCATCGGTTCTAACGAATTTataatagttaaatatatattaaatagaattaaatgGTAATTTTGTGATTTATCGAGTGGATTTTGTAAAATGGGTAGTGGGCCCAGGTTCGATTTATTTAAGGTTTTAggtgtaaattattatggaTTCCACgttaaaaaaaataaaatttacgATTATCTTTCACTTGGAGTTTGTTCTGTATTGATTGGCACTACTTTATACTTAGGTACTTCCATATTTACTACATTAACTATCTGGCATGAACTTCATATTTCCTCTTATATATAGcctttttaataattatttcattaaaaatgCAACATGcttatttatttctatttattCCGCTTATATGTGTATATTGAATGTTAGGAGTAACTTTTGTGTATAATTGGCGGCAATCGATGATTATGCTTCGGTATCATCACGCGAAACTTGAAGTAACTTTTTTTGACcttattttctttttcaGGTCGAACGCGCTAAATATATCGAGCAAATTAAAATCGCAAGAGAAAATGGATTATTGCCTCCAAGAGTCGTTTTAAGCCCTAAAAAGTGATTTTCCAGTCTTTTATATTGTACTGTATATGCATGtgtttattatatactgCAATGTCTGTGATTTTTCCACTTTTGAACTCAATTTACAGTTATATACTACATTAATCTATTTAAGAATGAGCCGGATGAGTTTGGTCAGGAGTGGAAGTGAGGTGTGGATGTGTTCGAAGTTCATTAGAATAAGTTTAACGACCTTGATATAGAGCGATTTCGGAAGCAGTTTAACGAGTTTGAAGAGGAATGTTCCTGATGTGCTTCTGTAGTATCTCCTTGGCCTTTTGCTTTCCAGCGCCTTCATTACAGTTTTGACAACCCCTCTACTACTTGAAGCCAATTTCTTCAAAATCTCTactcatttaatttatatatgatTAATTGTAGATTTAATAGgtttaggtatataactaatagGATACTCATTCCATTCTTCAACTTATGTGTATTATTGAGCCTATACTCCTTATCCAAGTTAAAGTCGTAATCAAATAGGCGAGTATCTGAGAGAGCTCCTGGTGCAACACATACGGTGCATATGTTGGTTCCTTCTAGTTCGTGCATAAGACACTCATGGAACCCTCGAATTGCGAACTTTGAGGAAACATACGAGCTTTGACCTGGAACTCCAGTCTCGTCCACAACGCTTGTGATGAAGATTACTCGAGCCAAACCTTTATATCTTGTCAGAAATGGCACCAATCGGAGTGTAACTCGAACTGAACCCATCAAATTAGTCTCCATAACCAACTTCCAACGAGCTAATTCATCTTGTACCTCACTTTCAATCAACTTATCATCATTCCAACATTcctatattaatattataaattgtttaattaatagtgtataaatatttgtataaaaataactttGAGGGTTGAGAATCTCCAAATTCCCgaattattaattaggGAATATAGGCTTGGAATTTGTTTAGAATCAATTAGTTCTTGAACCAGGGATGCCAATTCCTTCACAGACTCCTCATTTGTAACATCCAACCTTACTAAAATTCCCCTAGTTCCTATtctatacacatttttcCCAGTATTAAGCGAGTTTAGTTGGTCACTAAGATTTCCAGTATTATTTTTCTCTTGATCAACATTTTGATCAAAATTGTTAGATTCGTGCTTGCTTATATCCATGGAATCTGTAGTGGAATCCGATCTACTGGGTGAGTCAGAGGAAACTCCTTGACTCTTAGAGATCGATTTGAACAGTTTTTTAACCTTTTTGAATCCATACTTAGTATTACAGCCTGCGATTACAAAGTAATTTTTCCTAAAAAGGGTCGCGCAGATCCCATACCCTATCCCACTATCGCATCCAGTTACTACCACAGCTTTAATGTCCGAcatttcaataaattaaaagcCTCAAACATGCTATGGTTACATATATGTTACAAAATGTtacaataaaatataatgtgTAAGCTCAGTGAATTAGgaaattaatgttaaaaCTGTTAAAGCAATGAGATAATAGTTTAACTAaaagtataatatttggaaTAATGAAGAAGGCTGGGGGATTTTCTGATGTTTGAGATTCTACTAACATGTTATCCCCATCCCTGATGTGTTTGGCACAGACTACCATTTGTTGCGTAAAATTACTCTGCTTAATGTACAACTTTGGGACgaatttctttattttaaggtttaaatatattttcaggAACTTTTTTGGGAACCTGTTCAAGACTTCATACTTGTAATAATACACATCGAATATATCCAGAGATCTAACATAATTTATGCTTTGTTTTACGTTTTCTCCTGATTTTACTTTTATACTAACATCAAACTTTTGATTCTCCAATTGATTTTCAATACTGTTGACGTTTTTGTCGAGTGATGTTTCCGGATTTTCTGGCCTTGGCAACAACTGCTTATTCAAgtgatttaataataatttacactGTCCGATATTCTGATTACTAATGTTATATTTGTCTCGATCAATATTcca from Theileria annulata chromosome 1, complete sequence, *** SEQUENCING IN PROGRESS *** harbors:
- a CDS encoding short chain dehydrogenase, putative (Tap152h01.q1c.C.cand.27 - score = 23.75;~SMART pfam:adh_short (PF00106) at aa 3-331, E()=1.30e-09); protein product: MSDIKAVVVTGCDSGIGYGICATLFRKNYFVIAGCNTKYGFKKVKKLFKSISKSQGVSSDSPSRSDSTTDSMDISKHESNNFDQNVDQEKNNTGNLSDQLNSLNTGKNVYRIGTRGILVRLDVTNEESVKELASLVQELIDSKQIPSLYSLINNSGIWRFSTLKECWNDDKLIESEVQDELARWKLVMETNLMGSVRVTLRLVPFLTRYKGLARVIFITSVVDETGVPGQSSYVSSKFAIRGFHECLMHELEGTNICTVCVAPGALSDTRLFDYDFNLDKEYRLNNTHKLKNGMKILKKLASSSRGVVKTVMKALESKRPRRYYRSTSGTFLFKLVKLLPKSLYIKVVKLILMNFEHIHTSLPLLTKLIRLILK